The Polaromonas sp. SP1 DNA window CAGTTGAACTCGCTGACAGCGCCCACACCTAGGTTCCGTACTCAATAAGGGATTTCGGCCGCATTGCCAGCTCAAGGGGAGCGGTCAAGGCGGCCCCGCATTTATGGCTTCCAACATCCTGACCAAAATTTTCGGCAGCCGCAATGACAGGCTGCTCAAAACCTACCGCAAAACCGTAGAACGCATCAATGCGCTGGAGACCCAGTACGAGAAGCTGGACGACGACCAGCTCCGCGCCAAAACCCAGGAGTTCAAGGACCGTGTGGCTGCGGGCGAAGACCTGAACGCCATCCTCCCCGAAGCCTTTGCCGTGGTCCGTGAGGGCAGCAAGCGCGTCATGAAGATGCGGCACTTTGATGTCCAGATGCTGGGCGGCATGTCGCTGCACAACGGCAAGATCTCTGAAATGCGCACCGGCGAAGGCAAGACCCTCACTGCCACGCTGCCGGTCTACCTCAATGCGCTGACCGGCAAGGGCGTGCACGTGGTGACGGTCAATGACTACCTGGCCAGCCGCGACGCGCGCTGGATGGGCAAGCTCTATAACTTCCTGGGCCTGACGGTCGGCATCAACCTGCCCAATATGTCGCGTGAGGAAAAGCAGGCTGCCTACGGCTCCGATATCACCTACGGCACCAACAACGAGTACGGCTTCGACTACCTGCGCGACAACATGGTCTACGAAGTGGCAGACCGCGTGCAGCGCGGCCTGAACTACGCCATCGTCGACGAAGTGGACTCCATCCTGATCGACGAGGCCCGCACGCCGCTCATCATCAGCGGCCAGGCGGAAGACCACACCGAGATGTACCTGGCGATGAACAAGGTCGTCCCCATGCTGACGCGCCAGGAAGGTGAAGCCGACCCGCGCACCGGCGAGGGCGTCACCAAACCGGGCGACTTCACCATCGACGAGAAAACCCACCAGGTGTTCCTGACCGAGCAAGGCCATGAGAACGCCGAGCGCCTGCTGTTCAACATGGGCCTGATCCCCGAAGGCGCCACGCTCTACGACCCGGCCAACATCTCGCTGATGCATCACCTGTATGCGGCGCTGCGGGCCAACCTGCTGTACCACCGCGACCAGCACTATGTGGTGCAGGACGGCGAGGTCGTGATCGTCGATGAATTCACCGGCCGCCTGATGTCGGGCCGCCGCTGGAGCGACGGCCTGCACCAGGCTGTCGAAGCCAAGGAAGGCGTGCAGATCCAGGCGGAAAACCAGACCCTGGCCTCCATCACTTTCCAGAACTACTTCCGCCTGTACGGCAAGCTGGCCGGCATGACCGGCACCGCCGATACCGAAGCCTACGAGTTCCAGGAAATTTACGGCCTTGAAACCACGGTGATCCCGCCTAACCGCGTGAGCCGCCGTGACGACCAGCTGGACCGCGTCTACAAGACCACCCGTGAGAAGTACGAAGCGGCCATCAAGGACATCCGCGAATGCTACGAGCGCGGCCAACCCGTGCTGGTCGGTACTACCTCGATTGAAAACTCCGAAATCATCGATGCACTGTTGATCAAGGAAAACCTGCCGCACCAGGTTCTCAACGCCAAGCAGCATGCCCGCGAAGCCGACATCATCGCCCAGGCAGGCCGCCCGAAGATGATCACCATCGCCACCAACATGGCGGGCCGCGGCACCGACATCGTGCTGGGCGGCAATGTTGAAAAGCTGGTCGAAGCCGTTGAGGTGGACGAGTCGCTGGACGCCGCCGCCAAGGAGGTTGAAATTGCCCGCCTGCGCGCCGTGTGGAAAGAAGAGCACGATCAGGTCACCGCCCTGGGCGGCTTGCGCATCATCGCCACCGAGCGCCACGAATCACGCCGTATCGACAACCAGTTGCGCGGCCGCTCGGGCCGCCAGGGTGACCCTGGTTCTTCACGCTTCTACCTGAGCCTGGACGACCCGCTGATGCGCATTTTCGCGGGTGACCGCGTCAAGGCCATCATGGAGCGGCTCAAGATGCCTGATGGCGAAGCGATCGAGGCGGGCATCGTGACCCGCAGCATCGAATCGGCCCAGCGCAAGGTCGAAGCCCGCAACTTCGACATCCGCAAGCAACTGCTTGAGTACGACGACGTCGCCAACGACCAGCGCAAGGTGATCTACCAGCAGCGCAACGACATCATGGACGCCGGCAGCCTGCAGGCACAGATCGCCTCGCTGCGCGAAGGCTGCTTTACCGACCTGGCGCGCCAGTACGTGCCGGTCGAAAGCGTCGAAGAGCAATGGGACGTAGCGGGGCTGGAGAACGTGCTGCGCGACGAATGGCAGATCGAATTCCCCCTGCGCGCCGAGCTGGATGCGGCCACCGCCATCACCGACGAAGAAGTGGTCGAGAAAGTCGTCGCCGCGGCCAATGCCGTTTTTGACGACAAGGTTGAAAAAATCGGCGAAGAAAACTTCATGCAGTTCGAGCGCGTGGTGCTGCTGCAAAGTATCGACAGCCATTGGCGCGAACACCTGAGCGCGCTGGACTACCTGCGCCAGGGCATCCACCTGCGCGGTTACGCGCAAAAGCAGCCCAAGCAGGAATACAAACGCGAAGCGTTTGAACTCTTCGGTCAGTTGCTCGACAGCGTCAAGAACGAAGTCACCAAGATCCTGATGACCGTCAAGATCCAGTCGGGCGAACAACTGGAGCAGGCCGCCGAGGAAATGGAAAGCCGTGCCGAGAACATCGCGAACGTCACCTACACGGCGCCCACTGAAACCGGCGAAGTCGAAACCATCGTTGACGAAGACTCGCGGCGTGCGCCGGCCATCCCTGCCGGTGGTGTGCCGCGCGTCGGGCGCAACGACCCTTGTCCTTGCGGTTCCGGTAAAAAGTACAAGAACTGCCACGGCCGCCTGAACTGAACGCTGGCCTGAGGCAAGCCTCTCCAGCACCTGCAACCTCTCACTGGTTTTCCGGAGTTTCAACATGCCCGTCAATCTGGTTGCCACGCCTGCCGCCGACCTCTACCCTGTCCCCGGCGTGCGCTGGGGCATTGCAGAGGCCGGCATACGCAAGGCCAATCGCAAGGACCTTTCCGTACTGCTGCTCGATGAAGGCGCGTCGGTAGGCGCGGTCTTCACGCAAAACCGCTTTTGCGCGGCGCCCGTGCAGATCTGCCGCGAGCACCTCGCCAAAAACGACGGCAAGACGGCGGGCATACGCGCGATGCTGATCAACACCGGGAATGCCAATGCCGGCACGGGCGACGACGGCCTGAGCCGCGCACACGCCAGCTGCATCGCGCTGGCCCGCCTGCTGGACCTTGCGCCTGAGCAGATCCTGCCTTTCTCCACCGGCGTCATCATGGAGCCGCTGCCCAATGACCGCATCGCGGCGGGCTTGCCGGCCGCGTTGAACGACGCGAAGGAAGACAACTGGGGCAACGCCGCCGAAGCCATCATGACCACCGACACGGTGGCCAAGGCGTTTTCGAAGCGCATCAAGATCGCAGGCGCGGAAGTCACCATCACCGGCATCAGCAAGGGCGCGGGCATGATCCGGCCCAACATGGCCACCATGCTGGGCTTTATGGCAACGGACGCCTGCGTGGCCCAGCCGCTCATGGCGCAGCTGGCCAAAGAACTGGCTGAGGGCTCTTTCAATCGCGTGACCGTGGATGGCGACACCTCGACCAATGACTCCTTTGTGGTGGTTGCCAGCAACAAGGCCCAACACGCACCCGTGACCTCGCTGGACAGCGCAGACGGCCAGGCCTTGCGCGCCGCCATGCTCGACATCGCGAAGAAGCTGGCGCAGGCCATCGTGCGTGACGGCGAAGGCGCGACCAAATTCATGACCATCCAGATCGAAGGCGGGAAGACCGGCGAGGAATGCCGCAAGGTGGCCTATGCCATTGCCCATTCGCCGCTGGTGAAAACCGCGTTCTTCGCCAGTGACCCCAACCTCGGGCGCATCCTGGCCGCCGTGGGTTATGCAGGCATTGACGACCTGGACCAGACAAAAATCGATTTGTACCTGGACGACGTGCTGGTGGCTAAAAACGGCGGCCGGCATCCCGGCTATGTCGAGGCCGACGGCCAGCGTGTGATGAAGCAAAGCGAGATCACGGTGCGTGTGGTGTTGGGCCGCGGCGCGGCAACCGACACCGTCTGGACCTGCGACTTCTCCTACGACTACGTCAAGATCAACGCCGATTACCGCAGTTAAGCGGCGAAGAAAAAAATGAACGAGCAGTTTGAACGCCTGATCTCCCGCGTCGAGTCCCTGATGGCGCGGATTGAATCCGTGCTGCCGCAGCCCCTGACCGCGCCGGACTGGAGCGCCTCCGTCGCTTACCGCTACCGCAAGCGCAGCTCCGGCCACGGCTCGCTCGAGCCGGTGCGCCACATCGGCAGCATGAGCTTGGGCGACTTGAAGGAAATCGAGGACCAGAAGGAAAAGATCAAGCGCAACACCGAGCAGTTCGTGCTCGGCAAGCCCGCCAACAACGTGCTGCTGACCGGCGCACGCGGCACCGGCAAGTCCTCGTTGATCAAGGCCTGCCTCAACGAATATTCGTCACGCGGCCTGCGGCTGATCGAAGTCGACAAGGCCGACCTGACCGACCTGCCGGACATCGTCGACGTGGTCTCCGGCCTGCCTGAAAAATTCATCGTCTTTTGCGACGACCTGAGTTTTGAAGAAGGCGAGCCCGGCTACAAGGCGCTCAAGTCCATCCTCGACGGCTCCGTCGCGGCGGCCACGCCCAATGTGCTGATCTACGCGACCAGCAACCGGCGCCACCTGCTGCCCGAGTACATGACGGAAAACCTCACCTACACGCGCAGCGACGACGGCGAAGTGCATCCTGGTGAAGTGGTTGAAGAAAAGATTTCGCTGTCCGAGCGTTTCGGCCTCTGGGTCAGCTTCTATCCTTTCAGCCAGGACGAATACCTGACCATCGTCGCGCAGTGGCTGTCGTCCTTTGGCGTGGGGCCTGACGCGATCGCAGCGGCCAAGCCCGCCTCCCTGGTCTGGGCGCTGGAGCGCGGCTCGCGCAGCGGGCGTGTGGCCTATCAGTTCGCCCGCGACTACGCCGGCCGCGACAGCGCCAGCCGGCCTGTGGCGGCTGCGCCCATTGCCGCCTACGAGCGCCCGGGCGCCGCGGCGGCCGCCCCGTCTGACCAAGCCCCAGACCATTCGACATGAGCGTGCTGGTCGCCGACGGTGAACGTCCGCGAGAAGGCGGCGCCGACCGCAAGGTCGTTGATGTCGCAGTCGGTGTGCTCATCCGCCCCAACGGAGACTTCCTGCTCACCTCACGCCCGCCCGGAAAGGTCTACGAAGGCTATTGGGAATTCCCCGGCGGCAAGCTCGAGCAAGGCGAAACCGTCGAAGCCGCGCTGCGCCGCGAGCTCCAGGAAGAAATCGGCATCACCATCGCGGCCGCGCATCCCTGGAAGGTCGAGATGGTCGACTACCCGCACGCGCTGGTGCGCCTGAACTTCTGCAAGGTGTTTGAGTGGACCGGCGAGTTGCACATGCATGAAGGCCAGTCTTATGCCTGGCAGTCGCTGCCGGTCAGCGTAGAGCCAGTGCTGCCTGGTACCGTTCCAGTGTTGACTTGGTTTGCCGAAGAGTGCGCTGGATCTTCAATAGAAAATGGCCTGTAGCCCAATAAATACCTGGGCTGCGCGCTATAAATAAGATAGCAGCGCGTTTTATCAAGCAGGTGCCGCGGATCTGGCTTTGCCAGGCCGCAGGCGCCGCCCCCTGCAAGGGGGGAGCAGGCTACACGCAGTGAGCCTGGACGGGGGTTAATCAACTTAGCCGGCAAATTCCCAGTTCTTGCTCGCCCCCATGACGGCATTCGGATACGGCGACTTTCCGCGCGAGCCGTTGTAGCGGCCCAGGCCCATGAACAAATCGCCGCGCTCGCGGTCAAGGTAATGCCGCAGGATCACGCAGCCGAAGCGCAAATTGGTTTGCATGTGGAACAGCTTGCCCGCATCGCCGTCGCCGATCACGCGCGTCCAGAAGGGCATGACCTGCATGTAGCCGCGCGCGCCCACGTTGCTCACTGCGAACTTGCGGAAGTTGCTTTCGACCTGGATCAGGCCCAGCACCAGCGTCACGTCCAGCCCGGCGCGTTTGCTCTCGTACCAGACGGTCTGCAAAAACTCTTTGCGGATCTGCCACTCGGGCTTTTTCTTCTTGAGGCGCTCGCTCATGGCGCCTAGCCAGCGCAAATATGTGAGCCGGCTTTCGGTGTCCCTGAACTCGGGAATGGGCGGCGCCTGGTTGGCGATGGCCGAGCTCAATGCGGTGCGCACGGAGTCGATCAGTGGCTCCTCAATCTGCGCGCCGGCACTCGCTTGCTCTGAAATCAATAGCGAACTGCCAAGGACTGGCAAGGCCTGGAGGCACTTTCTTCTTGAAATCAGCCCGGTCCCTGCAAAAGAAGAGACGCTGGATGCGGGCACGGTCACGAGGTCTGCGAAAGCCATGTCAGCATCAAAGCGCCAGTTTTCCCTTGAGGAAATCGAAAGCGCCGGCAGCGTCTATCTTGCTGGAGGCCGCGTCGCGGCGGTGCTGGTATTCCAGTTGCCCATCTTTCAGGCCACGGTCGCCGATGGTGACGCGGTGCGGCACGCCGATCAGTTCCCAGTCGGCAAACATGGCGCCGGGGCGCTCGCCACGGTCGTCCAGGATCACGTCTACGCCAGCGGCAAGCAACTCGGCGTAGAGCTTGTTGGCCGCCGCCTCGACTTCGGGGAATCGGTCAGGGCTGATGGGGCACAGCACGACCGTGAAAGGCGCGATGGCGTCGGGCCAGATGATGCCGCGCTCGTCGTGGTTTTGCTCGATGGCGGCGGCCGGAAGGCGCGTGATGCCGATGCCGTAGCAGCCCATCTCCATGAATTGCGGCTTGCCGTTTTCACCCAGGAAGGTGGCGTTCATCGCCTTGCTGTATTTGGTGCCGAGGTAAAAAACGTGGCCGACCTCGATGCCGCGCTCGATCACCAGCGCGCCCTTGCCGTCGGGTGAAGGGTCGCCCGCCACCACGTTGCGGATGTCTGCCACCAGCGTTGGCTCGGGCAGGTCGCGGCCCCAGTTGACGCCGGTGAGGTGAAAGTCCACTTCGTTGGCGCCGCAGACCCAGTCGGCCAATGCGGCGACTTCGCGGTCGGCCACCAGCTTGACGGGTTTTTTCAGGTTCAGCGGGCCCAGGTAGCCCGGCTTGCAGCCGAAGTGGTCTTCAATCTCGGGCAGCGTGGCAAAACGGAAGTTCGCCAAGCCCTCAACCTTGCCGACCTTGATCTCGTTCATGTCGTGGTCGCCGCGCAGCAGCAGCAGCCAGACCTGCGACTTGATGACCTTGCCCGCTTCGTCGAGTTCGTCGGTGGCCAGCACCAGGGACTTGACGGTGGTTTGCAGCGGGATGCCCAGCAGCCCGGCCACATCGGCGCAGGTGGCTTTGCCGGGCGTGGGGGTTTTGGCCATGGCCTGTGATGCCGGCTTGCGCGCGCCCTGGGGCGCCAGCGCCTCGGCTTTTTCCATGTTGGCGGCGTAGTCGCTGCCGGGGCAGTAGACGATGGCGTCTTCGCCGGTCGCGGCGATCACCTGGAACTCCTCACTCAGGTCGCCGCCGATGGCGCCGCTGTCGGCGG harbors:
- a CDS encoding lytic transglycosylase domain-containing protein, encoding MAFADLVTVPASSVSSFAGTGLISRRKCLQALPVLGSSLLISEQASAGAQIEEPLIDSVRTALSSAIANQAPPIPEFRDTESRLTYLRWLGAMSERLKKKKPEWQIRKEFLQTVWYESKRAGLDVTLVLGLIQVESNFRKFAVSNVGARGYMQVMPFWTRVIGDGDAGKLFHMQTNLRFGCVILRHYLDRERGDLFMGLGRYNGSRGKSPYPNAVMGASKNWEFAG
- a CDS encoding NUDIX domain-containing protein, producing the protein MSVLVADGERPREGGADRKVVDVAVGVLIRPNGDFLLTSRPPGKVYEGYWEFPGGKLEQGETVEAALRRELQEEIGITIAAAHPWKVEMVDYPHALVRLNFCKVFEWTGELHMHEGQSYAWQSLPVSVEPVLPGTVPVLTWFAEECAGSSIENGL
- a CDS encoding ATP-binding protein, which translates into the protein MNEQFERLISRVESLMARIESVLPQPLTAPDWSASVAYRYRKRSSGHGSLEPVRHIGSMSLGDLKEIEDQKEKIKRNTEQFVLGKPANNVLLTGARGTGKSSLIKACLNEYSSRGLRLIEVDKADLTDLPDIVDVVSGLPEKFIVFCDDLSFEEGEPGYKALKSILDGSVAAATPNVLIYATSNRRHLLPEYMTENLTYTRSDDGEVHPGEVVEEKISLSERFGLWVSFYPFSQDEYLTIVAQWLSSFGVGPDAIAAAKPASLVWALERGSRSGRVAYQFARDYAGRDSASRPVAAAPIAAYERPGAAAAAPSDQAPDHST
- the argJ gene encoding bifunctional glutamate N-acetyltransferase/amino-acid acetyltransferase ArgJ → MPVNLVATPAADLYPVPGVRWGIAEAGIRKANRKDLSVLLLDEGASVGAVFTQNRFCAAPVQICREHLAKNDGKTAGIRAMLINTGNANAGTGDDGLSRAHASCIALARLLDLAPEQILPFSTGVIMEPLPNDRIAAGLPAALNDAKEDNWGNAAEAIMTTDTVAKAFSKRIKIAGAEVTITGISKGAGMIRPNMATMLGFMATDACVAQPLMAQLAKELAEGSFNRVTVDGDTSTNDSFVVVASNKAQHAPVTSLDSADGQALRAAMLDIAKKLAQAIVRDGEGATKFMTIQIEGGKTGEECRKVAYAIAHSPLVKTAFFASDPNLGRILAAVGYAGIDDLDQTKIDLYLDDVLVAKNGGRHPGYVEADGQRVMKQSEITVRVVLGRGAATDTVWTCDFSYDYVKINADYRS
- the secA gene encoding preprotein translocase subunit SecA; this encodes MASNILTKIFGSRNDRLLKTYRKTVERINALETQYEKLDDDQLRAKTQEFKDRVAAGEDLNAILPEAFAVVREGSKRVMKMRHFDVQMLGGMSLHNGKISEMRTGEGKTLTATLPVYLNALTGKGVHVVTVNDYLASRDARWMGKLYNFLGLTVGINLPNMSREEKQAAYGSDITYGTNNEYGFDYLRDNMVYEVADRVQRGLNYAIVDEVDSILIDEARTPLIISGQAEDHTEMYLAMNKVVPMLTRQEGEADPRTGEGVTKPGDFTIDEKTHQVFLTEQGHENAERLLFNMGLIPEGATLYDPANISLMHHLYAALRANLLYHRDQHYVVQDGEVVIVDEFTGRLMSGRRWSDGLHQAVEAKEGVQIQAENQTLASITFQNYFRLYGKLAGMTGTADTEAYEFQEIYGLETTVIPPNRVSRRDDQLDRVYKTTREKYEAAIKDIRECYERGQPVLVGTTSIENSEIIDALLIKENLPHQVLNAKQHAREADIIAQAGRPKMITIATNMAGRGTDIVLGGNVEKLVEAVEVDESLDAAAKEVEIARLRAVWKEEHDQVTALGGLRIIATERHESRRIDNQLRGRSGRQGDPGSSRFYLSLDDPLMRIFAGDRVKAIMERLKMPDGEAIEAGIVTRSIESAQRKVEARNFDIRKQLLEYDDVANDQRKVIYQQRNDIMDAGSLQAQIASLREGCFTDLARQYVPVESVEEQWDVAGLENVLRDEWQIEFPLRAELDAATAITDEEVVEKVVAAANAVFDDKVEKIGEENFMQFERVVLLQSIDSHWREHLSALDYLRQGIHLRGYAQKQPKQEYKREAFELFGQLLDSVKNEVTKILMTVKIQSGEQLEQAAEEMESRAENIANVTYTAPTETGEVETIVDEDSRRAPAIPAGGVPRVGRNDPCPCGSGKKYKNCHGRLN
- a CDS encoding proline--tRNA ligase encodes the protein MKASQFFISTLKEAPADAEVVSHQLMMRAGMIKKLGAGVYNYMPMGLRVIRKVEAIVREEMNRAGAVEMTMPVIQPAELWQETGRFEKMGPELLRIKDRHGRDFVVQPTSEEVVTDVMRQDIKSYKQLPKNLYQIQTKFRDERRPRFGLMRGREFIMKDAYSFDRDQDSAKASYQVMAAAYRKIFDRFGLTYRAVAADSGAIGGDLSEEFQVIAATGEDAIVYCPGSDYAANMEKAEALAPQGARKPASQAMAKTPTPGKATCADVAGLLGIPLQTTVKSLVLATDELDEAGKVIKSQVWLLLLRGDHDMNEIKVGKVEGLANFRFATLPEIEDHFGCKPGYLGPLNLKKPVKLVADREVAALADWVCGANEVDFHLTGVNWGRDLPEPTLVADIRNVVAGDPSPDGKGALVIERGIEVGHVFYLGTKYSKAMNATFLGENGKPQFMEMGCYGIGITRLPAAAIEQNHDERGIIWPDAIAPFTVVLCPISPDRFPEVEAAANKLYAELLAAGVDVILDDRGERPGAMFADWELIGVPHRVTIGDRGLKDGQLEYQHRRDAASSKIDAAGAFDFLKGKLAL